In Gossypium hirsutum isolate 1008001.06 chromosome A10, Gossypium_hirsutum_v2.1, whole genome shotgun sequence, the DNA window agattttgatttataaatttatgacatttaaaattagttaataaaaaaattaaattataaaaaaaagagtaatgagagctttcgattggtACAAGTATAATGTATAGAGAAgaccatataataataatttttataatccagtgactgaaataaaaaattttaaatagtttaaaattattttataatttttttaagttaaataactaaaatataaatttactaataatttaataattttaagatattatATGTAATTTTACAAAATTCAATTATACTCCTATTTAAAATCTTGATATGGTTTAAAAAGGAAACAGAAAAAAACAAAATGGGATCCTTCATAATAAATCATTCACATGATAAGTATGTCACCTCCCAATTAACTCCACATTTATTATAGATAAGATTCAGATATCACCCTTTAGTCCCTTCTTTTTAAATGTCTTCAATTAATTAACAGAAGTTAACTTAAACCCTAATTTTGCTATATATAATcaaaaaagaggaaagaaaaaacTTCAATCAAAAGAGAGCCAAAGGCATGGGCAAAATTGTGTGTTTATGCTTGTGCTTGAATGTCTATTTTCTGAAGCAAAGTTCAgctaaatttatttaaagaaacaaaaaagaaaaaaaggtttaaaattttgtaattaaatgatTCATAATTTTGATACTATGAGAAGGGGGATGGGAatagctctctctctctctctctcatattCATTCCATTGTGGTGTCTGCACACTCTGACACACTGCTCTCTAAATGGCGTAAACTTGATGGCTGATAGTGCAAGCAAAGCAAGCACCttaattcactttttttttttttttgctttatttttatcTCTCAACTCACTTAAACAGACTATTCCTCTTGTCTTTCTCTCTGTCTTCTTCTTTTTAGCCTTCACTACTTGTATAACCCACCTGTTTGTAGCGTCCTTCACTACCAAATCCTTCCTCTCAAtaactctttttttcttctcctctttctccTTCACCACCCTTGTTCTACCcttttttcatttcctttttttttttaatttctttaagatCAAACCCTCTATTCTCTTTGCTTTATTGATTGCCATTGTTCTCTCATCCCTGGGTCGTCTTCACTTTTATTAATTTCCATATCTAGAgtgaatagaaaataaaagagaaaagacatTGTTGTATCAATATTAGTTTAGTAAGTGAGTAAGAGACTGATCTTCCTTTCTCTTCTTACAGCCATCATTTTCCTAATTTCCAAGGGAGACATTGAGTCAACACACACTTTGCCTTGttcctctccttttctttttgttttctcttctttCCCAGTTGACCCTAGACTTATGAGAACAATAGGATGGGAGATAATTCAAAGTCTAGGTGGTTCTATTGTtgactcttttatttttttcatttgtcCTTCCCATCATCAATCCAAATCTGCCTTACTCTCTGATAGATACACCATACCCTAACCCTCTCTCTAACCTGCTTCTCAAATAACCTGATATATAGccaaagtttttatttataaCCGCGTAGTGGGTCATCCTTCTCCCTTTGTCTCCTTTTTCTTTGTTTAagttaatattattgtttggttatGGGGTTTGGGCATTCACGAAACAAGGGTTTTTCAGACTCAGTGCCAAGGATTGATAGGATAGAATATTGTTTTTCTATTCTTGTGCTGTGCAAGAGTTGACAAGCTGTCCACAAAACTCCTAGGATTTAGGATTTAATAAACAAAGGAAGCAAGCAtagatcttttattttctaatcatTTTTGGCCTCCTGCCCTAACACTACTCCAACCTTGTCAGTCTCCTCCTCTTTTGGTCTTCAAAGTCCTTGCACAATAAGGAAAGcacaaataaaatacataatacCTAGAAATGGAACTTTCCAATCAAGAAGGAGAGATCCCAATTCCTTTGAACAGTACATATGGTGGGGGACATGGGCATGGGCACGGGCATGGGCACGGGCACGGGCACGGGCACGGGCACATGATCCATCATGATCCTGCTGCACCCCACAACCATATCATACCTTCTTCAGCACCCCCAATTCTTTCCAATGGACCTTCCTCCTTGTCCACAAACCTAGACGATCATGTGCCCTACAAGAAAGCGGTGAGGTACAGAGAGTGCCTCAAGAACCATGCAGCAGCCATGGGGGGCAATGCCATAGATGGATGTGGTGAGTTCATGCCCAGTGGAGAGGAGGGTACCATTGAAGCCCTGAATTGCTCAGCCTGTAACTGCCATAGGAACTTccacagaaaagaaattgaagGTGAGCCCTCTTCATTTGACTGTTACCCGTTGCATAGTCCACATCTCAGCAGCAGGGTTGGAAGGAAACTCATCTTAGGTCACCACAAGAGTATCCTACCACCTGAGGCTCTAGGGTACCCCACAGGTACTCTTATACACTCAAGAGCAGCACCAACACCCCACCAGATGATAATGTCCTACAACATGGGCTCCCTCCCTTCAGAGTCGGATGAACAGCCCGAAGATGGTGGTGGGGTAGCGGGGAGCAGGCCACTCCAGCTGATGAAGAAAAGGTTCAGGACAAAGTTCACCCAGGAACAAAAGGAGAAAATGCTTAACTTCGCAGAGAAAGTAGGGTGGAAAATCCAAAAGCAAGAAGAAGCAGTGGTGCAACAGTTCTGCCAAGAGATTGGGGTGAAGAGAAGAGTCCTCAAGGTGTGGATGCACAACAACAAGCACAACCTAGCCAGGAAAAACCCTTGTAATTCCACCGCCAACGCCACTGCTGCTGCTCCTACTACCACTGCTGCATGACTATGATGATCAAAGTCAAAACGCCAATTTAATCAGTATCTCTCCTCTTCAGTCCTTCTTAGTAATTTGTgtctcattttcatttccttcCACTATATATCTAGCTTCATAATTAGCTAGCTTAATCATTTTGTCTGGTTTGGTTTGGTTCCTTGGGTGTGTGTTTCTTGCTTATAGTGGTTGTGGGGTGTGCAGTGGTAGATTAGGCAAattaagaaaagaataaaaaagtgtCCAAGACGAGTTTCGGTTAACATTAGTAATTATTTGACTCATGTTTTTGCAAATATCCATGCATGCACGGATGTAATTCAGCTTTcttaatatattatcatttttattacaATATAATATCTGGAGATTTAACTTGTTTTACATCTTCTGCTACACTATATACGGTACGTCTTGGTGAGTCTGAACTCTGAAAAGTAACATATTTATTTCCTGTGATAAAATTAAAGTACCTTTCCTCCCTCCCTGAAAACGAAGATACATGTTTGTTTGGTTCTGAAAGATGCAATAGTTTTATgtttacttaataataaaattatcagtAAACCAACCCACCAATCAGAGCTTCCATATTTTGCCCTTTCCATGAAACTTGGGATTGTCTTTTTGCTTATGGACGCTGTGTACTTGCTTCTAATCATTAAAACTGTTCTAATTAAGTTGTGCACGTTTCATTTTGAGAcctttacttattttatttcaCCATACCATGCTTTCTCTCAAATTTCAACGAAAGTTATCCACTTCTGTTATTGCTAAAATCTAAAGAATACATTATTATTTCATTTGCTTTAATAATTGTGGGGTTTGCtgaaaaaaaaatctagtttcgacatgttttcatcatttttttcctttttttcgctTTTTAAAGATTTTGTTGAAAATGAATTTTGATGTTCATCAATAATCGAGAGAAATATGTTTGAAAAACCTTTTCTTATGttgttgtttatatatattatcatctGATTTTGTAAAGTATTGATATGTtagtatttaattatatatatatatttacatttatataattattttttattaaaaaatataaaattattaaaaataagttCAGAATACATCTGGACAACATAATGTTTAGGTTCATTTAAATTTTTGGATATTCAGTTGTTCAAACTCATTCTGGacgtgaaatattttttttataaattgataaaatttgaagatttttatttttatttttattaatgtttatcATGTCTCATAATATGAGAATGCAAGTGTCTTTGTATTATTGATGGTTACTACCACATCATCATATTCTAACAatattatagcataaatttcaAAGTAAATGACATATTTCAAATTTAGGTACCATTTAAATccaaaaacaagtttaaaaccAACTAGGTACAAGTGACTAAATTCCTAAGGGCAAAGTGCCTATTTACTAATATTTATTAATGATACCATTAAGCAAAATTGAATAGGAGACTTTAAAGGCTCAACTTCAGATAAAC includes these proteins:
- the LOC107896660 gene encoding zinc-finger homeodomain protein 4 isoform X1 gives rise to the protein MELSNQEGEIPIPLNSTYGGGHGHGHGHMIHHDPAAPHNHIIPSSAPPILSNGPSSLSTNLDDHVPYKKAVRYRECLKNHAAAMGGNAIDGCGEFMPSGEEGTIEALNCSACNCHRNFHRKEIEGEPSSFDCYPLHSPHLSSRVGRKLILGHHKSILPPEALGYPTGTLIHSRAAPTPHQMIMSYNMGSLPSESDEQPEDGGGVAGSRPLQLMKKRFRTKFTQEQKEKMLNFAEKVGWKIQKQEEAVVQQFCQEIGVKRRVLKVWMHNNKHNLARKNPCNSTANATAAAPTTTAA
- the LOC107896660 gene encoding zinc-finger homeodomain protein 4 isoform X2, producing the protein MELSNQEGEIPIPLNSTYGGGHGHGHGHMIHHDPAAPHNHIIPSSAPPILSNGPSSLSTNLDDHVPYKKAVRYRECLKNHAAAMGGNAIDGCGEFMPSGEEGTIEALNCSACNCHRNFHRKEIEGEPSSFDCYPLHSPHLSSRVGRKLILGHHKSILPPEALGYPTGTLIHSRAAPTPHQMIMSYNMGSLPSESDEQPEDGGGVAGSRPLQLMKKRFRTKFTQEQKEKMLNFAEKVGWKIQKQEEAVVQQFCQEIGVKRRVLKVWMHNNKHNLARKNPCNSTANATAAAPTTTAA